The following coding sequences lie in one Chloroflexota bacterium genomic window:
- a CDS encoding amidohydrolase family protein produces MKAGFKTIDCDRHVVEPIDMWDNYLEKRFQHYNVQMGGRFTLATRIGGVLQNDDSLGSPGAGMATDPIWRKQFKHGMTHNFEPQAYLEDMDAEGVDIAVCFTGIGLYATWGDTLDPDLSAAMCRAYNNWLYDFMSHNPDRLKGVCLLPLQDIELAAQELRRCATELGMVGIFWRPNPHMGRLMSDRAYDPIYAIAEEYGVNISVHEGIQNRLPWFPQGRVNTHFAHHAACHPMEQMAACLAMTSGGVLDRFPKLTVSFLESGAGWLPYWMERLDQQVSNPMLNEGYGGAHKPSEYFRRGQAFVSCEAGEEALPMIERSLGGGVTMWASDYPHRDAMMDFPRGLDILTSVEGVTPGFMKQLLWDNPSRCFNLKV; encoded by the coding sequence ATGAAAGCCGGATTCAAGACGATTGACTGCGACCGCCACGTCGTCGAGCCCATCGACATGTGGGACAACTACCTGGAGAAGCGGTTCCAGCACTACAACGTGCAGATGGGCGGACGGTTCACGCTGGCCACGCGCATCGGCGGCGTGCTGCAGAACGACGACTCGCTCGGCTCGCCCGGGGCCGGCATGGCGACGGACCCCATCTGGCGCAAGCAGTTCAAGCACGGCATGACGCACAACTTCGAGCCGCAGGCGTACCTGGAAGACATGGACGCCGAGGGCGTCGACATCGCCGTATGCTTCACGGGCATCGGCCTCTACGCCACCTGGGGAGACACTCTTGACCCTGACCTCTCTGCGGCCATGTGCAGGGCGTACAACAACTGGCTGTACGACTTTATGTCACACAACCCGGACCGGCTGAAGGGCGTCTGCCTGCTGCCGCTCCAGGACATCGAGCTGGCTGCGCAGGAGCTGCGGCGGTGCGCGACGGAGTTGGGCATGGTGGGCATCTTCTGGCGCCCGAACCCGCACATGGGCCGCCTCATGTCCGACCGCGCGTACGACCCCATCTACGCCATCGCCGAGGAGTACGGGGTCAACATCTCGGTACACGAGGGCATCCAGAACCGGCTGCCGTGGTTCCCACAGGGGCGGGTGAACACGCACTTCGCGCACCACGCGGCGTGCCACCCCATGGAGCAGATGGCTGCGTGCCTCGCAATGACCAGCGGCGGCGTCCTCGACCGCTTCCCCAAGCTGACCGTGTCCTTCCTCGAGTCGGGCGCGGGCTGGCTGCCCTACTGGATGGAGCGGCTGGACCAGCAGGTGTCCAACCCGATGCTGAACGAGGGCTACGGCGGCGCGCACAAGCCGTCCGAGTACTTCCGGCGCGGCCAGGCGTTTGTCTCCTGCGAGGCGGGCGAGGAGGCGCTGCCGATGATCGAGCGCTCGCTGGGCGGCGGCGTGACCATGTGGGCGTCGGACTACCCGCACAGGGACGCGATGATGGACTTCCCGCGCGGGCTGGACATCCTGACCAGCGTCGAGGGTGTCACGCCCGGCTTCATGAAGCAGCTCCTGTGGGACAACCCATCGCGGTGCTTCAACCTGAAGGTGTAA
- a CDS encoding ABC transporter ATP-binding protein — translation MTAAAPANGHPADPRDNILDVRNLKMYFPITSGFILQRRVGDIKAVDDVSFFVRRGETLGLVGESGSGKTTIGRCILQLEKPTQGEVMFEGTDVTRVSREELRALRRRIQIIFQDPYSSLNPRMKVLNIVGEALTIHKLVKSRREYRLRVGELLQQVGLNPEMANRYPHEFSGGQRQRIGVARALAVQPEFIVADEPVSALDVSIQAQLINLLKDLQQDLGLSYLMIAHDLAIVRHVSDRIAVMYLGKLMEVASWTDLYETPLHPYTTALLSAVPIPDPDIESERDRIILQGGIPSPANPPSGCVFHTRCPMAIDECKTIVPELREITPDHWAACIRV, via the coding sequence ATGACTGCAGCGGCGCCCGCCAACGGCCACCCGGCCGACCCGCGCGACAACATTCTGGACGTGCGCAACCTCAAGATGTACTTCCCCATCACGTCCGGATTCATCCTCCAGCGCAGGGTGGGCGACATCAAGGCTGTGGATGACGTCAGCTTCTTCGTCCGGCGCGGCGAGACGCTGGGACTGGTGGGTGAGAGCGGATCCGGCAAGACCACCATCGGTCGCTGCATCCTGCAACTGGAGAAGCCGACGCAGGGCGAGGTGATGTTCGAGGGCACGGACGTCACCAGAGTCAGCCGGGAAGAACTGCGAGCGCTCCGCCGCCGCATTCAGATCATCTTCCAGGACCCCTACAGCTCCCTGAACCCGCGAATGAAGGTCCTGAACATCGTCGGCGAAGCGCTGACCATTCATAAACTGGTCAAGAGTAGGCGAGAGTACCGGCTGCGTGTTGGTGAGCTGCTGCAGCAGGTGGGGCTGAACCCGGAGATGGCCAACCGCTACCCGCACGAGTTCAGCGGCGGGCAGCGGCAGCGCATCGGCGTGGCGCGGGCGCTGGCCGTGCAGCCTGAGTTCATCGTCGCCGACGAGCCTGTTTCGGCGCTGGACGTGTCCATTCAGGCGCAGCTCATCAACCTGCTGAAGGACCTGCAGCAGGACCTGGGGCTCTCGTACCTGATGATTGCCCATGACCTGGCCATCGTGCGGCACGTGTCGGACCGGATCGCGGTGATGTACCTCGGCAAGCTGATGGAGGTGGCCTCCTGGACCGACCTCTACGAGACGCCCCTGCATCCGTATACGACGGCGCTGCTCTCTGCGGTCCCGATTCCGGACCCGGACATCGAGTCGGAGCGGGACCGCATCATCCTGCAGGGCGGCATCCCGAGCCCCGCGAACCCGCCGTCCGGCTGCGTGTTCCACACCCGGTGCCCCATGGCGATCGACGAGTGCAAGACCATCGTCCCGGAGCTGCGGGAGATCACCCCGGACCACTGGGCCGCCTGCATCCGCGTGTAG
- a CDS encoding ABC transporter permease, with translation MAMEGDAAAVRAEEGIVLRTQPSFTTKLARWCRKNPVGVVGWVLIMILLAMAAFADVASTHEPNNLAGNINELPTSTHYLGTDLVGRDIFSRLLHGARVSLAVGFWAVFMGVTAGLLLGLVSAYVGGVFDLLMQRLVDANIAIPGIVLALVIVAVLGPSVTNVIIALAVNYISTSARVTRSVVLREKARVYVEAARSLGASSTRIMFLHVLPNSISPYLVLVSVSIGSAIIGEASLSFLGAGVGADTASWGSMLSTAAARPYDVSWTLALAPGMAIALAVLGFNLFADSLRDTLDPRLRNR, from the coding sequence ATGGCGATGGAAGGTGACGCGGCTGCTGTCAGGGCGGAGGAAGGAATCGTCCTGCGGACGCAACCGTCCTTTACAACGAAGCTGGCCCGATGGTGCCGGAAGAACCCCGTCGGCGTCGTTGGGTGGGTGCTGATTATGATCCTTCTGGCCATGGCGGCGTTCGCGGACGTGGCGTCCACCCACGAGCCCAACAACCTCGCCGGCAACATCAACGAGTTGCCGACGTCGACGCACTACCTGGGGACCGACCTCGTTGGCCGCGACATCTTCAGCCGGCTGCTTCACGGTGCACGGGTCTCCTTGGCCGTCGGGTTCTGGGCGGTGTTCATGGGCGTCACAGCGGGCCTCCTGCTGGGGCTCGTCAGCGCGTACGTGGGAGGGGTATTCGACCTGCTCATGCAGCGGCTCGTGGACGCGAACATCGCCATACCGGGCATCGTGCTGGCGTTGGTGATCGTCGCCGTGCTGGGGCCGAGCGTCACGAACGTGATCATCGCCCTTGCCGTCAACTATATCTCGACGTCCGCGCGGGTGACGCGGTCCGTGGTGCTGCGGGAGAAGGCGCGGGTGTACGTCGAGGCGGCAAGGTCGCTTGGCGCTTCCAGCACCCGCATCATGTTCCTGCATGTGCTGCCCAACTCGATATCGCCGTACCTGGTTCTGGTCAGCGTTTCCATCGGCAGCGCCATCATCGGCGAGGCGTCCCTGAGCTTCCTGGGAGCGGGCGTCGGCGCCGACACGGCGTCCTGGGGCTCGATGCTGTCGACGGCGGCGGCGCGTCCTTACGACGTGTCCTGGACGCTGGCCCTGGCCCCGGGAATGGCCATTGCCCTGGCGGTGCTGGGCTTCAACCTATTCGCCGACTCGCTGCGGGACACTTTGGACCCGCGGCTGCGGAACCGGTAA
- a CDS encoding peptidase MA family metallohydrolase — translation MQFTIQPQTEFPDGLRFDITLDAPVEIVEARLRFRVLGEQVSRNAPLEFDPASRVTTSLLVRTDTAARYIPPGAEIEYSVEATDAAGNVIASEPERTIFLDPRFEWSRIDAPGVYLLHYGGQEGRARRALEAAQEALERMGALMGVEERDTLRLTVYNSIGDMRDALPPRSEVQEGTLVTEGVSFGDTGVVLLLGGNPDVEGVAAHETVHFLMRFAVGRGARSVPAWLNEGLAEYANPFPSFSFENVFSRRLYDNTLLPLTSLTSPPGRPEDALLMYGQSESVVTYMIETYGEGPLQDLLRELRDGAPIDEALMASYGIDRTGIEQEWRTRIGAIPLAATPSRSALPTPIPRATLVPFGVGSTPFPTAAPGERSDAASPAVATEPESTQAGGCNRAEGGGLDLAVAVPALLLVGLLARRRKP, via the coding sequence GTGCAATTCACCATCCAACCCCAAACCGAATTCCCTGACGGCCTTCGCTTTGACATTACCCTGGACGCGCCGGTTGAGATCGTCGAGGCGCGGCTGCGGTTCCGCGTGCTGGGGGAGCAGGTGTCGCGCAACGCGCCGCTGGAGTTCGACCCGGCGAGCCGCGTGACGACAAGCCTGCTGGTGCGCACGGACACGGCCGCGCGCTACATCCCGCCCGGCGCGGAGATCGAGTACTCCGTGGAGGCGACGGACGCAGCGGGCAACGTCATCGCGTCCGAGCCAGAGCGCACCATCTTCCTGGACCCGCGCTTCGAGTGGTCGCGTATCGACGCGCCGGGCGTGTACCTGCTCCACTACGGCGGGCAGGAGGGCCGTGCCCGGCGCGCGCTGGAGGCCGCGCAGGAGGCGCTCGAGCGCATGGGCGCGCTCATGGGCGTCGAGGAGCGGGACACGCTGCGGCTCACGGTGTACAACAGCATCGGGGACATGCGCGATGCACTGCCTCCGCGGAGCGAGGTGCAGGAGGGCACGCTGGTCACGGAGGGCGTCTCCTTCGGCGACACGGGCGTCGTGCTGCTGCTGGGCGGCAACCCCGATGTGGAGGGCGTGGCGGCCCACGAGACGGTGCACTTCCTCATGCGGTTCGCCGTCGGCCGAGGCGCCCGCTCTGTGCCCGCCTGGCTGAATGAGGGGCTCGCCGAGTATGCCAACCCCTTCCCAAGCTTCAGCTTCGAGAACGTGTTTTCCCGGCGCCTCTACGACAACACGCTGCTCCCGCTCACCTCGCTCACGAGCCCGCCTGGCAGGCCGGAGGACGCCCTGCTGATGTACGGGCAGTCCGAGAGCGTCGTGACCTACATGATTGAGACCTACGGCGAGGGGCCGCTGCAGGACCTGCTCCGGGAGCTGCGCGACGGCGCACCCATCGACGAGGCGCTGATGGCCTCCTACGGCATCGACCGCACTGGGATCGAGCAGGAGTGGAGGACGCGCATCGGCGCGATTCCACTCGCGGCGACGCCTAGCCGCTCGGCGCTGCCCACGCCCATCCCGCGAGCGACGCTCGTGCCCTTCGGCGTGGGCTCGACGCCCTTTCCCACCGCCGCGCCCGGGGAGCGGTCGGATGCGGCGTCACCGGCCGTCGCGACGGAGCCGGAGTCGACGCAGGCCGGCGGCTGCAACCGCGCCGAGGGTGGTGGGCTGGATCTCGCGGTTGCTGTGCCCGCGCTGCTGCTGGTGGGGTTGCTGGCGCGCCGCCGCAAGCCGTAG
- a CDS encoding class II aldolase/adducin family protein, with protein MKREWEEVKYHVAVANRILAETGLAAGFRASLGHASLRLPTDPDKFIVKGRGYEVDALFSITPEQMIVCDLEGNKVDGPLGTTQCMEVKMHSCIYKLYPHVKSVVHVHPHYTILATTLRKRLRPMNQEGIQLVRNELPVWDHVKTVQTDDEGMEVAALLGDGKAILLRGHGATTVGNSLEESVMNMLQLEEQAKMNYWAYSVAGEDHAYIEDALIDEMTNRTPAHELPHFKPYMPAGGRAPRVGGVWEYYTRLVTGDPSANPPISPL; from the coding sequence ATGAAGAGAGAGTGGGAAGAGGTCAAATACCACGTGGCGGTAGCCAACCGCATCCTGGCGGAAACCGGCTTGGCGGCCGGGTTCCGGGCGTCCCTCGGCCACGCCAGCCTGCGCCTGCCAACGGACCCGGACAAGTTCATCGTCAAGGGACGCGGCTACGAGGTCGACGCCCTCTTCAGCATCACGCCGGAGCAGATGATCGTCTGCGACCTGGAGGGCAACAAGGTGGACGGGCCCCTCGGCACCACCCAGTGCATGGAAGTAAAGATGCACTCCTGCATCTACAAGTTGTACCCCCACGTGAAGTCCGTTGTCCACGTTCACCCCCACTACACCATCCTGGCGACGACGCTGCGCAAGCGGCTGCGCCCCATGAACCAGGAAGGCATCCAGCTTGTGCGCAACGAGCTTCCGGTGTGGGACCACGTGAAGACCGTCCAGACCGACGACGAGGGCATGGAGGTCGCGGCCCTGCTGGGCGACGGCAAGGCCATTCTGCTTCGCGGGCATGGCGCCACGACCGTGGGCAATTCCCTGGAAGAGTCTGTGATGAACATGCTCCAGCTGGAGGAGCAGGCCAAGATGAACTACTGGGCCTACTCCGTCGCCGGCGAGGATCATGCGTACATCGAGGACGCGCTCATCGACGAGATGACGAACCGCACACCGGCCCACGAGCTCCCGCACTTCAAGCCTTACATGCCCGCGGGTGGGCGCGCTCCACGCGTCGGAGGGGTCTGGGAGTACTACACGCGGCTGGTCACCGGCGATCCGTCGGCGAATCCGCCTATCAGTCCGCTGTAG
- a CDS encoding ABC transporter ATP-binding protein, with protein MNLLEVKNLSTYFFQEDSTVRAVDDVSYDLEEGETLALVGESGCGKSVSALSIMRLVPDPPGRIVNGEVIFNDIDLVRLSEQQMRTVRGREIAMIFQEPMTSLNPVLTIGRQLTEALELHLGMTSSEARNRAVELLDMVGIPEGRQRLKSYPHQFSGGMRQRVMIAMALSCNPKLLIADEPTTALDVTIQAQILELVQELCKELGTAVILITHNLGVVARYAHRVNVMYAGKIIERGLAREIYHEPSHPYTLGLLRSVPRLDVTRRERLEAIEGLPPELDLLPKGCAYYPRCPFRMDRCLEEVPPLEPVAGGHLAACWASETVYQLAKGAQQR; from the coding sequence ATGAACCTTCTGGAAGTGAAGAACCTCTCGACTTACTTCTTCCAGGAAGACAGCACCGTGCGAGCGGTGGACGACGTCAGCTACGACCTGGAGGAGGGCGAGACGCTGGCGCTGGTGGGCGAGAGCGGCTGCGGCAAGAGCGTCAGCGCCCTCTCCATCATGAGGCTCGTCCCTGACCCGCCTGGCCGCATCGTCAACGGCGAGGTGATCTTCAACGACATAGACCTGGTCCGGCTCTCCGAGCAGCAGATGCGGACGGTGCGTGGCCGGGAGATCGCCATGATCTTCCAGGAGCCGATGACCTCGCTGAACCCGGTGCTGACCATCGGCCGCCAACTGACGGAGGCGCTGGAGCTGCACCTGGGGATGACCAGCTCCGAGGCGCGGAACCGGGCAGTCGAGCTCCTCGACATGGTGGGCATTCCGGAGGGCCGGCAACGGCTGAAGAGCTACCCGCACCAGTTCAGCGGCGGCATGCGCCAGCGCGTCATGATCGCGATGGCCCTGAGCTGCAACCCCAAGCTGCTGATCGCCGACGAGCCCACGACGGCGCTGGACGTCACCATCCAGGCCCAGATCCTCGAGCTCGTCCAGGAGTTGTGCAAGGAGCTTGGCACGGCGGTCATTCTGATCACCCATAACTTGGGCGTCGTGGCGCGGTACGCCCACCGGGTCAACGTCATGTACGCCGGGAAGATCATCGAACGGGGACTGGCCCGCGAGATCTACCATGAGCCGTCGCACCCCTACACGCTGGGCCTGCTGCGTTCGGTGCCGCGTCTGGACGTGACGCGGAGGGAGCGCCTCGAGGCCATCGAGGGCCTTCCGCCCGAACTGGACCTTCTGCCGAAGGGCTGCGCCTACTATCCGCGGTGCCCTTTCCGCATGGACCGGTGCCTGGAGGAGGTGCCGCCCCTCGAACCCGTCGCCGGGGGCCACCTGGCGGCGTGCTGGGCGAGCGAGACCGTTTACCAGCTCGCAAAGGGAGCACAGCAGCGATGA